A single region of the Salipaludibacillus sp. LMS25 genome encodes:
- a CDS encoding IreB family regulatory phosphoprotein codes for MSSMDRTMKFNFNDDSMDEDVKDVLLTVYTSLEEKGYNPINQIVGYLLSGDPAYIPRHKDARTLIRKIERDELIEELVRSYLAQHQKEKS; via the coding sequence ATGAGTTCAATGGACAGAACAATGAAATTCAATTTTAATGATGACTCAATGGATGAGGATGTAAAAGATGTTCTTCTAACAGTTTATACGTCATTGGAGGAAAAAGGATACAATCCCATCAATCAAATTGTCGGCTATCTATTATCTGGGGATCCGGCTTACATTCCACGACATAAAGATGCTAGGACACTCATTCGTAAAATTGAACGAGATGAATTAATTGAAGAGCTTGTACGCTCTTATCTAGCACAGCATCAAAAGGAGAAATCATGA